The following proteins are co-located in the Urocitellus parryii isolate mUroPar1 chromosome 15, mUroPar1.hap1, whole genome shotgun sequence genome:
- the Sbk2 gene encoding serine/threonine-protein kinase SBK2 isoform X2 yields MPGKQPVEGPVEAGAAEDGTEEGLGGLTPEELQQGQEAALALEDMMALSAQTLVHAEVDQLYQEVRPLGQGRYGRVLLVTHRQKGTPLALKQLPKPSTSLRGFLYEFCVGLSLGAHPAIVAAYGIGIESAHSYSFLTEPILHGDLITFIEPKMFYLPWLLHEIPKGRTTCPEPGLAGPCLPSRCLTLPLACPLLQGFPSTPSLCPFLTLLGSHPRVLPLLPQLLSANRVHLVSGPLTLWESKCVCACVCACACARTHTHTHTSSCCGEGEVECLGTRPQPSWPCGGR; encoded by the exons ATGCCAGGCAAGCAGCCTGTAGAAGGGCCAgtggaggctggggctgcagaAGATGGCACTGAGGAAGGACTCGGGGGCCTCACCCCAGAGGAACTccagcagggccaggaggccGCCCTGGCCCTGGAGGACATGATGGCACTGAGCGCCCAGACCCTGGTCCATGCTGAGGTGGACCAGCTCTACCAGGAGGTGCGTCCCCTGGGCCAGGGCCGGTATGGTCGCGTCTTACTGGTCACCCATCGTCAGAAAG GCACGCCCTTGGCACTGAAGCAGCTCCCGAAGCCCTCCACGTCCCTCCGTGGCTTCCTGTATGAGTTCTGTGTGGGCCTGTCCCTGGGCGCCCACCCAGCCATTGTGGCTGCCTATGGCATCGGCATCGAGTCAGCCCACTCCTACAGCTTCCTGACGGAGCCCATTCTGCACGGGGACCTCATCACCTTCATCGAGCCCAAG ATGTTTTACTTACCATGGCTACTGCATGAGATCCCAAAGGGAAGGACCACGTGCCCAGAGCCAGGCCTGGCTGGGCCCTGCCTCCCTTCCAGGTGCCTCACACTGCCCCTGGCCTGCCCTCTCCTGCAGGGCTTCCCTTCCACCCCGTCCCTCTGCCCTTTTCTCACGTTGCTGGGGAGTCACCCTCGTGTTCTGCCTCTCTTGCCCCAGCTGCTCTCTGCAAATAGAGTCCACCTGGTGTCAGGTCCCCTGACACTGTGGGagagtaagtgtgtgtgtgcgtgtgtgtgtgcgtgtgcgtgcgcgcgcacacacacacacacacacaccagcagctgctgtggagagggagaggtggagtGCCTGGGGACGAGGCCCCAGCCCAGCTGGCCCTGTGGTGGACGGTAG
- the Sbk2 gene encoding serine/threonine-protein kinase SBK2 isoform X1, which yields MPGKQPVEGPVEAGAAEDGTEEGLGGLTPEELQQGQEAALALEDMMALSAQTLVHAEVDQLYQEVRPLGQGRYGRVLLVTHRQKGTPLALKQLPKPSTSLRGFLYEFCVGLSLGAHPAIVAAYGIGIESAHSYSFLTEPILHGDLITFIEPKVGLPQPAAQRCAAQLASALEHIHSLGLVYRDLKPENVLVCDPACRRVKLADFGHTRPRGTLLRLAGPPIPYTAPELCAPPPLPEGLPIQPALDAWALGVLVFCLLTGYFPWDQPLVEADPFYEDFLIWQASGQPQDRPQPWFGLAPVADELLWGLLDPHPRRRSPVGSIKGYLGRPWKQLEREAEELGKGAEDGQ from the exons ATGCCAGGCAAGCAGCCTGTAGAAGGGCCAgtggaggctggggctgcagaAGATGGCACTGAGGAAGGACTCGGGGGCCTCACCCCAGAGGAACTccagcagggccaggaggccGCCCTGGCCCTGGAGGACATGATGGCACTGAGCGCCCAGACCCTGGTCCATGCTGAGGTGGACCAGCTCTACCAGGAGGTGCGTCCCCTGGGCCAGGGCCGGTATGGTCGCGTCTTACTGGTCACCCATCGTCAGAAAG GCACGCCCTTGGCACTGAAGCAGCTCCCGAAGCCCTCCACGTCCCTCCGTGGCTTCCTGTATGAGTTCTGTGTGGGCCTGTCCCTGGGCGCCCACCCAGCCATTGTGGCTGCCTATGGCATCGGCATCGAGTCAGCCCACTCCTACAGCTTCCTGACGGAGCCCATTCTGCACGGGGACCTCATCACCTTCATCGAGCCCAAG GTGGGCCTCCCTCAGCCCGCGGCCCAGCGCTGTGCGGCCCAGCTGGCCTCGGCCCTGGAGCACATCCACTCCCTCGGCCTGGTGTACCGGGACCTCAAGCCAGAGAACGTGCTGGTGTGCGACCCAGCCTGCCGTCGCGTCAAGCTGGCCGACTTTGGCCACACACGGCCCCGCGGGACCCTGCTCCGCCTAGCCGGGCCACCCATCCCCTACACAGCCCCCGAGCTCTGCGCCCCGCCGCCTCTCCCTGAGGGCCTGCCCATCCAGCCTGCCCTGGATGCTTGGGCTCTGGGGGTCCTGGTCTTCTGCCTGCTCACTGGCTACTTCCCCTGGGACCAGCCCCTGGTGGAGGCCGACCCCTTCTACGAGGACTTTCTCATCTGGCAGGCCTCAGGCCAGCCCCAGGACCGACCGCAGCCCTGGTTCGGCCTGGCGCCTGTGGCAGATGAACTCCTGTGGGGGCTGCTGGACCCTCACCCCCGAAGGAGGAGCCCGGTGGGCTCCATCAAGGGCTACCTGGGGCGACCGTGGAAACAGCTGGAGAGGGAGGCTGAGGAGCTGGGAAAGGGGGCAGAGGACGGGCAGtga